One Camelina sativa cultivar DH55 chromosome 3, Cs, whole genome shotgun sequence genomic window carries:
- the LOC104775911 gene encoding nuclear poly(A) polymerase 1-like: MPIITPAYPGMNSSYNVSASTLRIMTGEFQRGKEICEAMETNKADWDTLFEPFAFFEAYKNYLQIDISAANVDDLRKWKGWVESRLRQLTLKIERHTYDKLQCHPHPHDFQDSSRPLHCSYFMGLQRKQGVPAAEGEQQFDIRRTVEEFKHTVNGYMLWIPGMEISVSHIKRRSLPNFVYPGGIRPSHTSKGTWDSKRRSEHRNSSTSSATVSHTTTTEMSSESKAGSNSPGDGKKRKWGHDETLTDQPRPSKHVAVSVPVENSEGGSPNPSVGSICSSPMKDYCTNGKSDHISKDQVDNVFSKDPPIEKIATPQAPSQETEELEEIGDFGNQMIQQITPKDAISMVTATIPPLEATALNGSLFSNEAVEELEVLPMRQPEAAHRASVQQRKPIIKLSFTSLGKTNGK; the protein is encoded by the exons ATGCCCATCATTACTCCCGCTTATCCTGGTATGAACTCCAGTTATAATGTCTCTGCAAGTACATTGCGGATTATGACAGGAGAGTTTcagagaggaaaagaaatatGTGAG GCTATGGAAACAAACAAAGCTGATTGGGATACCCTTTTTGAGCCATTTGCATTTTTTGAAGCGTATAAAAACTATCTTCAGATAGACATCTCTGCTGCAAATGTCGATGATCTAAGAAAATGGAAAGGCTGGGTTGAGTCACGTCTCCGGCAGCTCACACTGAAG ATCGAGAGACATACTTATGATAAGCTTCAATGCCACCCTCATCCCCATGATTTTCAAGACTCATCCCGACCACTCCATTGCTCTTACTTCATGGGTCTGCAGCGTAAACAAGGAGTTCCTGCAGCAGAAGGCGAGCAACAATTTGATATTAGAAGAACGGTCGAGGAGTTTAAACACACAGTTAACGGTTACATGTTGTGGATTCCCGGGATGGAGATTAGTGTCAGCCATATAAAGCGGAGAAGCTTACCTAATTTTGTGTATCCTGGTGGAATTAGACCTTCACATACCTCTAAAGGAACATGGGACAGCAAACGCCGTTCAGAGCATAGAAATTCTTCTACATCAAGTGCAACAGTTTCTCATACAACTACGACTGAAATGAGTTCTGAAAGTAAAGCTGGTTCGAACAGTCCAGGAgatgggaagaagagaaaatgggGACATGATGAAACACTGACCGATCAGCCAAGGCCCTCTAAACACGTTGCTGTTTCAGTACCTGTAGAGAATTCTGAAGGCGGGAGCCCGAATCCATCTGTTGGATCCATTTGTTCAAGTCCTATGAAAGATTATTGTACAAACGGTAAATCTGATCATATTAGTAAGGATCAAGTAGATAATGTTTTCAGTAAGGATCCACCAATAGAGAAGATAGCCACTCCTCAAGCTCCTAGTCAAGAAACTGAGGAGCTTGAAGAAATTGGTGATTTTGGGAATCAAATGATACAGCAGATAACTCCCAAAGATGCAATCTCGATGGTTACTGCAACTATACCTCCATTGGAAGCTACTGCTTTGAATGGCTCTCTATTCTCCAATGAAGCAGTGGAAGAACTcgag GTTCTTCCCATGCGACAGCCTGAGGCGGCACATAGAGCTTCAGTACAACAGCGGAAACCGATAATTAA ATTGAGCTTCACATCTCTAGGCAAAACCAATGGCAAGTAA